In a genomic window of Prochlorococcus marinus subsp. marinus str. CCMP1375:
- a CDS encoding CPBP family intramembrane glutamic endopeptidase encodes MSGLASKHSVRSFFRGFCWAGVLLVCILAPIFLGSWGDLVGGGISIANFINAVFLGIGVGFAEELVFRSWLWGEANLLVGASKGIFLQAGIFSLAHLSALIKSDLSFVELISLLIGLFLLGLVLALRRILDNGSLSGCIGLHGGLVGLWFLIDADLIEILPTTPTWIVGPGSVTPNPIGGLIGIVCLALTLFCYRTAFAIAERPSNGARNASAKGATP; translated from the coding sequence TTGAGTGGTTTAGCTAGTAAGCATTCTGTTAGATCATTTTTTAGGGGGTTTTGTTGGGCTGGAGTGTTATTGGTTTGCATACTTGCACCTATTTTCCTAGGTTCTTGGGGTGATTTGGTAGGTGGTGGAATTAGCATTGCCAATTTCATAAATGCTGTGTTTCTCGGTATAGGTGTTGGATTTGCAGAAGAATTGGTTTTTCGAAGTTGGTTGTGGGGTGAAGCTAACTTATTAGTAGGAGCTTCTAAAGGTATTTTCTTACAAGCTGGAATTTTTAGCTTGGCTCATTTGAGTGCGCTGATAAAATCTGATTTATCCTTTGTTGAATTAATAAGTCTTTTGATAGGGTTATTTCTATTGGGGTTAGTTCTTGCTTTAAGAAGGATACTCGACAATGGGTCATTAAGTGGTTGTATAGGCTTACATGGAGGTTTGGTTGGCTTATGGTTTCTTATTGATGCTGACTTGATAGAAATTCTTCCGACTACACCTACTTGGATTGTAGGTCCAGGTTCAGTTACTCCTAACCCAATTGGAGGCCTTATAGGAATTGTATGTCTTGCGTTGACTCTCTTTTGTTATCGAACTGCTTTTGCTATAGCTGAACGTCCTTCTAATGGAGCGCGCAATGCTTCTGCTAAAGGTGCAACTCCATAA
- the clpS gene encoding ATP-dependent Clp protease adapter ClpS, whose product MVGNPGRGPGGAAVVDKQTERVRKTSPRYKVLLHNDPVNTMDYVVTTLRQVVPQLSEQDAMAVMLETHNTGIGLVITCDLEPAEFYSESLKGKGLTSTIEPES is encoded by the coding sequence ATGGTCGGAAATCCAGGCCGTGGCCCTGGCGGTGCGGCAGTTGTTGACAAGCAGACTGAGCGAGTGAGGAAGACCTCTCCTCGATATAAGGTCTTGCTTCATAATGATCCTGTAAATACTATGGATTATGTTGTTACTACCTTGCGGCAGGTTGTGCCACAGCTAAGTGAGCAAGATGCTATGGCGGTTATGCTTGAAACCCATAATACTGGAATTGGTTTAGTTATTACATGTGATCTTGAACCTGCAGAATTTTATTCTGAATCTCTTAAAGGCAAAGGCCTTACCAGTACTATAGAACCAGAAAGCTGA
- a CDS encoding LL-diaminopimelate aminotransferase has product MVQVNSNYLKLKAGYLFPEISRRVNAFCELNPTASLIRLGIGDVTEPLPQACCKAMKTAIEEMGSTSGFRGYGPEQGYLWLREAIAKNDFQSRGCQISADEIFVSDGSKCDSSNILDILGTGNKIAVTDPVYPVYVDSNVMAGQTGIAASSGHYEGLVYIPLNAENGFEAELPSEPVDLIYLCFPNNPTGAVASKVQLTKWVEYAKKNHALILFDAAYESFIQDPLLPHSIFEIDGATDCAIEFRSFSKNAGFTGTRCAFTVIPKSLKGKTLDGAEVDFWSLWNRRQSTKFNGVSYIVQRGAEAVYSLEGQSQTNKLVSFYMKNAEIIRKQLTLAGYKIYGGKHAPYVWLEAPTEMDSWQFFDHLLNKANIVGTPGSGFGVAGEGYFRLSAFNSRSNVEEAMRRITSI; this is encoded by the coding sequence GTGGTTCAGGTCAACAGTAATTACCTAAAGCTTAAAGCGGGTTATCTCTTCCCCGAGATCTCTAGACGAGTCAATGCTTTTTGTGAGCTCAATCCAACTGCCAGTCTTATTCGATTGGGTATAGGCGATGTTACTGAGCCACTGCCTCAAGCATGCTGTAAGGCTATGAAAACAGCAATTGAAGAGATGGGAAGCACCTCTGGTTTTCGTGGTTATGGGCCAGAGCAAGGCTATTTATGGCTTCGTGAGGCAATTGCTAAAAATGATTTTCAATCAAGAGGATGCCAAATCTCGGCTGATGAAATTTTCGTTTCTGATGGCTCAAAATGCGATAGCAGTAATATTCTCGATATTCTTGGCACAGGTAACAAGATTGCAGTAACTGATCCCGTATACCCGGTTTATGTGGATAGTAATGTTATGGCAGGACAAACTGGTATAGCAGCCTCTTCAGGACATTATGAAGGGCTAGTTTATATACCTTTGAATGCAGAGAATGGTTTTGAAGCAGAATTGCCATCAGAGCCAGTTGATTTGATTTATTTATGTTTTCCCAATAATCCTACTGGTGCTGTTGCCTCAAAGGTTCAATTGACCAAATGGGTTGAGTATGCGAAGAAAAATCATGCATTGATTCTTTTTGATGCTGCTTATGAATCATTTATTCAAGACCCTTTATTGCCGCATTCAATTTTTGAAATTGATGGAGCAACTGATTGCGCAATTGAATTTCGCTCATTTTCTAAAAACGCGGGTTTTACAGGAACGCGATGTGCTTTCACTGTTATACCGAAATCACTTAAAGGCAAAACTTTGGATGGGGCAGAAGTTGATTTCTGGTCACTTTGGAATCGTCGCCAAAGCACTAAGTTCAATGGTGTTAGTTACATAGTTCAAAGAGGGGCAGAAGCGGTTTATTCATTAGAAGGTCAATCTCAAACCAATAAGCTGGTTAGTTTTTATATGAAAAATGCTGAAATTATTCGCAAACAGCTGACATTGGCTGGTTACAAGATATATGGAGGCAAACATGCTCCTTATGTTTGGTTAGAAGCACCAACAGAGATGGATTCTTGGCAATTCTTTGATCATTTACTTAATAAAGCAAATATAGTGGGGACGCCTGGCAGTGGTTTTGGTGTAGCGGGGGAGGGCTATTTCCGTCTTTCGGCTTTTAATAGCCGGTCAAATGTAGAAGAAGCTATGCGAAGGATCACTAGTATTTGA
- a CDS encoding TIGR03960 family B12-binding radical SAM protein codes for MTASVSSGAKYKHLGEPIHFETLVDVDIHQPGQYMGHELGVEEKNWHESNVRWVLSYPETYQVGASNLGHIILYSILNTIPGQICDRAYLPGIDLAQRLREKSIPLFAVESRCALKNFDIVGFSLSYELGATNILEMLDLAGIDLYSNKRKDLPLNDPSSLPLIFAGGPTATSNPEPYANFFDFFALGDGEELLPEIGLIIAQSKKLGVKRSQALLNLAEIPGVYVPSLYQQSKDCASIKPSHTSAPKRIIRRVAQPIPYYSMGLVSNVETVHDRLTIEIRRGCTRGCRFCQPGMLTRPARDVEPKEVIEAVENGMKKTGYSDFSLLSLSCSDYLSLPEVGVELRNRLGEKNITLQLPSQRVDRFDDNIAHILGGSRQAGLTFAPEAGTQRLRNIINKGLTNDELLNGIRKAMEHQYKKVKLYFMIGLPGELDEDIQGIAQTCKWLQEQCQDIGRLKLNITISNFTPKPHTPFQWHSVATTELLRRQQILKDAISDFKIRNIKVNFTDVRISAIEDFLGRGDRRLGSVIESAWRSGAGMDAWFESQDRAYNAWTTAISKAGFANELRKLEMGNWGNVKTLDEKNDLINFCAQPLPWDHIDTGIDKDWLIKDLQQALNATVVPDCSFYKCSSCGVCGPELGHNKVITPTSIPPIQDSKLPQTQKACRIRIQFEKAKPMHLISHLDLIRLLERALRRSNLPISYTGGFHPLPRLQVALALPLGIEGLGEWMDMDFFEDINATSMKDELQKYLPKGIKLIQAQAIPVSKTSLSQELVQANWSFKLENSSKQKPESKKWVDTIQTILNSKELIWIDKDKKGRKRERDFRPELKSLFITKFQSDKSNSKQIISIELKSLISPIGKSIKPIHVKHWLEKATEKELKITDIQRNELVLKKC; via the coding sequence TTGACAGCTTCTGTAAGTTCTGGCGCAAAATATAAGCATCTTGGTGAACCAATTCACTTTGAGACATTAGTAGATGTTGATATTCATCAGCCTGGCCAATATATGGGACATGAGCTAGGGGTTGAAGAGAAAAACTGGCATGAGAGTAACGTTCGCTGGGTACTTAGCTATCCAGAAACATATCAAGTTGGTGCAAGCAATCTTGGTCACATCATTTTATATTCCATTTTAAATACAATCCCAGGGCAAATTTGCGATAGAGCATATCTTCCTGGCATTGATTTAGCCCAACGTTTAAGAGAAAAGTCGATACCTTTATTCGCTGTAGAATCAAGATGTGCACTGAAGAACTTTGATATTGTTGGATTCAGCCTTAGTTATGAATTAGGAGCAACCAATATTTTAGAAATGCTTGATTTGGCAGGCATAGATCTCTACTCGAACAAAAGAAAAGATCTTCCTCTCAATGATCCAAGTTCATTGCCTCTTATATTTGCAGGAGGTCCAACAGCAACGAGTAATCCTGAACCTTATGCAAATTTTTTCGACTTTTTTGCTCTTGGAGATGGAGAGGAACTACTTCCTGAAATTGGTCTAATAATTGCACAATCAAAAAAGTTAGGAGTTAAACGTTCGCAAGCACTTCTCAATCTTGCCGAAATTCCAGGTGTATATGTTCCTTCCCTATATCAACAATCAAAAGATTGTGCATCAATAAAACCATCACATACCTCTGCACCTAAAAGAATTATTAGGCGAGTAGCGCAACCTATTCCGTATTATTCAATGGGATTAGTATCAAATGTTGAAACAGTTCACGATCGACTAACCATTGAGATCAGAAGAGGCTGTACTCGAGGTTGTCGTTTTTGTCAGCCAGGTATGTTGACAAGACCCGCTAGAGATGTGGAGCCTAAAGAAGTCATCGAAGCTGTTGAAAATGGGATGAAGAAAACAGGTTATAGCGATTTTTCTTTGCTTTCTCTTAGCTGTAGTGACTATTTATCACTACCAGAAGTCGGTGTTGAGCTTAGAAACAGACTTGGAGAAAAAAATATTACCTTACAATTACCAAGTCAACGCGTCGATAGATTTGATGACAATATTGCTCATATTCTTGGGGGGAGTCGTCAAGCAGGGCTTACATTTGCTCCAGAGGCTGGAACTCAAAGACTGCGAAACATTATCAATAAAGGGTTAACAAACGATGAGCTGCTCAATGGAATACGTAAGGCAATGGAACATCAATATAAAAAAGTTAAGCTTTATTTTATGATAGGACTACCAGGCGAGCTAGATGAAGACATCCAAGGAATTGCTCAGACTTGTAAATGGCTTCAAGAACAATGCCAAGATATAGGCAGATTGAAATTAAATATAACTATTAGTAATTTCACGCCCAAACCTCATACACCATTTCAATGGCACAGTGTTGCAACTACTGAGTTATTAAGGCGACAACAAATTCTAAAAGATGCTATTTCCGATTTCAAAATCAGGAATATCAAAGTTAATTTTACTGATGTAAGGATTTCAGCAATAGAAGACTTTCTGGGTCGAGGGGATAGGAGATTAGGATCTGTCATTGAATCCGCTTGGCGAAGTGGAGCTGGAATGGATGCTTGGTTTGAATCCCAAGATCGTGCATATAACGCATGGACTACTGCAATTTCAAAAGCAGGCTTTGCTAATGAGCTTAGAAAGTTAGAAATGGGTAATTGGGGCAATGTAAAAACTTTGGATGAAAAAAATGATCTCATTAATTTCTGCGCCCAACCCCTCCCATGGGATCACATAGATACAGGCATAGACAAAGATTGGTTAATCAAAGATCTTCAACAAGCTCTTAATGCAACCGTTGTTCCTGACTGTTCATTTTATAAATGCAGTAGCTGTGGCGTATGTGGCCCTGAGTTAGGTCACAATAAAGTCATAACACCTACATCTATACCTCCTATACAAGACTCTAAACTTCCACAAACACAGAAAGCCTGTCGAATAAGAATTCAATTTGAAAAAGCCAAGCCAATGCATCTCATTAGTCACCTTGATCTAATTCGTTTGTTAGAGAGAGCATTACGAAGAAGTAACTTGCCTATTAGCTATACAGGAGGGTTTCATCCGCTCCCTCGTTTGCAAGTTGCACTTGCATTGCCTCTTGGCATTGAAGGATTAGGAGAATGGATGGACATGGATTTCTTCGAAGACATTAATGCCACATCTATGAAGGATGAACTCCAAAAATATTTACCTAAAGGAATCAAGTTAATTCAAGCCCAAGCAATCCCAGTGAGTAAAACAAGCCTTTCTCAAGAACTAGTTCAAGCAAACTGGAGCTTTAAGCTAGAGAACAGCTCTAAGCAAAAACCAGAATCAAAAAAGTGGGTCGACACAATCCAAACAATTTTAAATTCAAAAGAATTAATATGGATAGATAAAGATAAAAAAGGTCGAAAACGAGAAAGGGATTTTCGTCCTGAATTAAAAAGTTTATTTATCACAAAATTCCAATCTGATAAATCAAATTCCAAGCAAATAATCTCAATAGAATTGAAGTCTTTGATCAGCCCAATAGGGAAAAGCATCAAGCCGATTCATGTAAAGCATTGGCTTGAAAAGGCTACTGAAAAGGAATTGAAGATTACAGACATCCAAAGAAATGAGCTGGTCTTAAAAAAGTGCTAA
- a CDS encoding Rne/Rng family ribonuclease, translating into MPQKIIIAEQERIAALLTDGRVDKLIVAQCHYQIGDIYLGIIENVKPGIDAAFVNIGPSEKNGFLNVNDLGPLRSKQTAASINELLRPSQPVLVQVLKEPTGNKGPRLTGNISLPGRYLVLQPTGQGVNVSRQINTETERNRLKALGVLIKPPGTGLTVRSEAAEVTEELIIDDLENLLKKWELIQQTRDRANPPSLLSRDEDFIHRVLRDNTNSDLSEVIVETTEASDKAKRFLTPSNKNVTVECLSESVNLLQHYQIDIAILNALKPRVDLPSGGYIIIEPTEALTVIDVNSGSFASANSSETVLWTNCEAAIEIARQLKLRNIGGIIIVDFIDMDSRRDQLQLLEYFTSAIKDDSSRPKISQLTELGLVELTRKRQGQNIYELFSKECSACSGLGHISNIPQKNQIQPSALNLGLVESTPVLQNEVKLNNNNKSKNNDQNELSDSINLSKNVNRDNNLDQPIIKQEQIEIKMNEDEEYVFSSLGLNPTLMLDNQTNHENLSIQIIKAESHKKITTNKTEEKQSSSEIKKEKGNSRVFSSLEEDEESILDDSNKDNELVSDSSKQDEINNQIETSVELINSQSTSIDPESSEQDLEETRRRRRRSSAAN; encoded by the coding sequence ATGCCTCAAAAAATTATCATCGCAGAGCAAGAGCGAATAGCTGCCTTGCTTACCGATGGAAGAGTAGACAAATTAATTGTCGCCCAGTGTCATTATCAAATTGGAGATATTTATCTTGGTATAATCGAAAATGTAAAGCCTGGAATAGATGCAGCCTTTGTAAATATCGGTCCAAGTGAAAAGAATGGGTTTTTAAATGTAAATGATCTAGGCCCTTTAAGATCAAAGCAAACTGCAGCAAGTATTAATGAATTACTCAGACCTAGTCAACCAGTATTAGTTCAAGTACTAAAAGAACCTACTGGAAATAAAGGTCCACGTTTGACAGGTAATATTTCTTTGCCAGGACGATACCTAGTTCTACAGCCAACTGGGCAAGGAGTAAATGTATCTCGTCAAATAAATACTGAAACTGAGCGCAATAGATTAAAAGCTTTAGGGGTATTAATTAAGCCTCCAGGAACAGGCCTTACAGTTCGTTCAGAAGCTGCGGAAGTCACGGAAGAATTAATAATCGATGATCTTGAAAATCTTCTTAAGAAATGGGAGTTAATACAACAAACAAGAGACCGTGCAAATCCGCCTTCTCTTCTAAGTCGTGATGAGGATTTCATCCACCGTGTTCTTCGAGACAACACAAATTCTGATCTTTCTGAAGTTATTGTTGAAACAACAGAAGCTAGTGATAAGGCTAAAAGATTTCTTACACCAAGCAATAAAAATGTAACTGTAGAATGTTTAAGTGAGAGCGTTAATTTACTACAGCATTATCAAATTGATATAGCAATATTAAATGCTCTTAAGCCTAGAGTAGATTTACCTTCTGGTGGATATATAATAATTGAACCAACAGAAGCATTAACGGTAATTGATGTTAATTCAGGGTCATTTGCTTCAGCCAATTCAAGTGAAACTGTTCTCTGGACAAACTGTGAAGCTGCAATAGAAATAGCAAGACAATTAAAACTAAGAAATATAGGTGGAATTATTATTGTTGATTTTATTGACATGGATTCACGTAGAGATCAGTTGCAACTCTTAGAATATTTCACATCTGCTATAAAGGATGATTCTTCCCGCCCAAAAATCTCACAATTAACTGAACTAGGTTTAGTAGAGTTAACTAGAAAAAGGCAAGGTCAAAATATTTATGAACTATTTAGCAAAGAGTGTTCAGCGTGTTCTGGTTTAGGTCACATTTCAAATATACCTCAAAAGAATCAAATACAACCCTCTGCTTTAAATCTAGGGTTGGTTGAATCTACACCCGTACTTCAAAATGAAGTGAAGTTAAATAATAATAATAAATCCAAAAATAATGACCAAAATGAACTATCAGATTCAATAAATTTATCGAAAAATGTGAATCGGGATAATAATTTAGACCAACCAATTATTAAGCAAGAGCAAATTGAAATAAAAATGAATGAAGATGAAGAGTATGTGTTTAGCTCGCTTGGCCTGAATCCAACATTAATGTTAGACAATCAAACCAATCACGAAAACCTTTCAATTCAAATAATAAAAGCTGAGAGTCATAAAAAAATAACAACTAATAAAACGGAAGAAAAACAAAGCTCTTCAGAAATCAAAAAAGAAAAAGGAAATTCAAGAGTATTTTCTAGTCTAGAAGAGGATGAGGAGTCAATCTTGGATGATTCCAACAAAGATAATGAACTTGTGTCAGATTCTTCCAAACAAGACGAAATAAACAATCAAATAGAAACTTCCGTTGAATTAATAAACTCACAAAGCACCTCGATAGATCCAGAATCCTCAGAACAAGACCTGGAAGAAACTAGACGCCGTAGGCGTCGTTCTTCTGCTGCAAATTAA
- a CDS encoding ribonuclease HII: MKAYTAAGLDEVGRGALFGPVFAGAVILDNQAEDQLIDAGLKDSKKLSALKRSNLVPLIKKISHCWAIGQSSAREIDLLGIRNATEKAMIRAVHRLEKQPDVLLIDGCLNLRLWHGEQKTVIKGEDLYPSIAAASVLAKVARDDLIKRMAEKYPQYGLEKHVGYGTALHRAAISKFGKTKLHRKTFLSKIQ; the protein is encoded by the coding sequence TTGAAAGCTTATACCGCAGCAGGTCTAGATGAAGTGGGACGAGGGGCTCTATTTGGGCCAGTATTTGCAGGAGCAGTAATTTTAGATAACCAAGCAGAAGATCAATTAATTGATGCTGGGCTTAAAGACAGCAAAAAATTATCCGCGCTAAAAAGATCGAATTTAGTACCTCTAATAAAAAAAATTTCACACTGCTGGGCTATTGGGCAATCATCCGCAAGGGAAATAGATCTACTAGGCATTCGTAATGCGACAGAAAAAGCAATGATCAGAGCAGTTCACCGTTTAGAAAAACAACCAGATGTTCTCTTGATTGATGGCTGTTTAAATTTAAGACTTTGGCATGGAGAACAAAAAACTGTCATCAAAGGAGAAGATCTCTATCCATCAATTGCAGCAGCAAGTGTCTTAGCAAAAGTAGCTAGAGATGATCTCATAAAACGAATGGCTGAAAAATATCCCCAATATGGTCTTGAAAAGCATGTTGGCTATGGAACAGCGCTACATCGTGCCGCTATAAGCAAATTTGGCAAAACTAAACTTCATAGAAAAACATTTCTTTCAAAGATCCAATAA
- a CDS encoding DUF1997 domain-containing protein: MSLAFNARQKIDLPVKTHIQRLPDYLLQQERVVGAMLDPKKLVSLGKGNFRYTVTSFKVFQLEVNPVVSIAVVNSEGRKLHMHATDSELDGLGIVDDFELMLDATLIATDTGLVGEAFLGVSVSQPPLLRLIPPKILESTGHSILNGILLGIKARVGQQLIQDFSSWCSEE, encoded by the coding sequence ATGTCTCTGGCTTTCAATGCTAGACAGAAAATTGATTTACCTGTCAAAACGCATATTCAGCGACTTCCTGATTATCTCTTACAACAGGAAAGAGTTGTTGGAGCAATGCTTGATCCCAAAAAGCTTGTTTCTTTAGGCAAAGGTAATTTTCGATATACCGTTACTAGTTTTAAAGTTTTTCAATTAGAGGTAAATCCAGTGGTTTCAATAGCTGTTGTAAATAGTGAAGGTAGAAAATTACATATGCATGCTACTGATAGTGAGCTTGATGGCTTAGGAATAGTGGATGATTTTGAATTAATGCTTGATGCAACTCTCATCGCAACGGATACAGGCTTGGTTGGAGAGGCTTTCCTTGGAGTTAGTGTAAGTCAACCTCCGTTGTTGCGATTGATCCCACCAAAAATACTTGAATCAACAGGACATTCTATTTTGAATGGTATTTTGCTAGGTATAAAGGCTCGTGTAGGTCAACAATTGATTCAAGATTTTTCGAGTTGGTGTAGTGAAGAATGA
- the pheA gene encoding prephenate dehydratase: MPTQVAYLGPKGTYAEQAAGYLAKLEKLSQPEFIPCCGLRSVIEHLVNKHCEAAVVPIENSVEGGVTTTLDSLWAHPNLFIQRALVLPIRHAFISSGSLNEITEVLSHPQALAQCTDWLSNNVPNAIQLPTNSTSEAVRMVKGSKFRAAIASKTSSEVEGLENIAYPINDVAGNCTRFVLLTNQKSDITGDIASFAFSLHANKPGALLKALTCIADLGLNMNRIESRPSKRELGEYIFFVDIDLQEKSIDTKDRLNKLLKPLCENIIYFGSYVTSEMTLD; the protein is encoded by the coding sequence ATGCCAACTCAAGTCGCCTATCTCGGACCTAAAGGGACCTATGCCGAACAGGCAGCTGGCTATTTAGCAAAGCTAGAAAAGCTGTCTCAGCCAGAGTTTATACCTTGTTGTGGGCTGAGATCAGTAATCGAACACCTTGTCAATAAACATTGTGAAGCTGCTGTCGTACCTATAGAAAATTCTGTAGAAGGAGGGGTTACCACAACATTAGATTCCTTATGGGCTCATCCAAATTTATTCATACAAAGAGCATTAGTTTTGCCAATTCGCCATGCATTTATTAGTAGTGGATCTCTTAATGAAATCACAGAAGTCTTGTCACACCCTCAAGCTCTTGCTCAATGCACAGATTGGTTGAGCAATAATGTTCCAAATGCTATTCAATTACCAACCAATTCCACTTCAGAAGCAGTAAGGATGGTTAAAGGTAGCAAATTCCGAGCTGCAATAGCATCCAAAACATCATCTGAAGTTGAAGGTCTTGAAAATATTGCTTACCCGATTAATGACGTAGCAGGGAATTGCACTAGATTTGTACTACTAACAAATCAGAAAAGCGATATAACAGGCGACATCGCAAGCTTTGCATTTTCTTTACATGCAAATAAGCCAGGTGCATTATTAAAAGCATTAACATGCATTGCTGATTTAGGTCTAAATATGAACCGAATAGAATCAAGGCCTTCAAAAAGAGAATTAGGCGAATATATTTTTTTCGTAGATATTGACTTACAAGAAAAGTCTATTGACACAAAAGATAGGCTCAACAAGCTGCTAAAACCTTTATGTGAAAATATTATTTATTTTGGTAGTTATGTAACTAGTGAAATGACTTTAGATTAA
- a CDS encoding methyltransferase domain-containing protein, whose protein sequence is MIAFLLPIVSLLVLSLIFLWLFNDRKYKSSESVSSAYDSWTNDRLLEKLWGEHIHLGYYENSYKTKDFRQAKIDFVHKLAHWSGLSTLPKGSRIIDIGCGIGGSSRILAKDYGFDVVGITISSEQVKRANQLTPKELKCHFEIMNALNLKFEDGSFDGVWSVEAGPHILNKQLFADEMLRVLRPGGVLAVADWNRRDYAKKEIGFLNSLVLKQLLNQWSHPDFATIYGFRNNLSDSIYSAGRVETDDWTKYTIPSWNDSIIEGIRRPNVFFDLGLGSFFKAIREVPTIVLMRWAFHTGLMQFGVFRSRG, encoded by the coding sequence ATGATAGCTTTCTTATTGCCAATAGTCTCTCTATTAGTCCTTTCTTTAATATTTTTATGGCTATTTAATGACAGAAAGTATAAATCTTCTGAAAGTGTTTCTTCAGCATATGATTCATGGACTAATGATCGCTTGCTAGAAAAATTGTGGGGTGAACATATTCATCTTGGTTATTATGAAAATTCTTATAAAACGAAGGATTTTCGACAGGCAAAGATAGATTTTGTTCATAAGTTAGCTCATTGGAGTGGGCTTTCCACTCTTCCTAAAGGTTCTCGTATTATTGATATTGGTTGTGGTATTGGAGGAAGTTCCAGGATTTTAGCTAAAGACTACGGATTTGATGTTGTTGGTATAACAATTAGTTCCGAACAAGTAAAAAGAGCAAATCAATTAACTCCAAAAGAGCTCAAATGTCACTTTGAAATCATGAATGCACTTAATTTGAAATTCGAAGATGGAAGTTTCGATGGGGTTTGGAGTGTTGAAGCAGGTCCTCATATTTTAAATAAACAATTATTTGCTGATGAAATGCTTAGAGTATTACGTCCAGGGGGTGTTTTGGCTGTTGCTGATTGGAATAGAAGAGATTATGCGAAAAAAGAAATTGGATTTTTAAATAGTTTAGTTCTTAAACAGTTATTAAATCAATGGTCTCACCCAGACTTTGCAACTATTTATGGTTTTAGAAATAATCTATCAGATAGTATTTACTCTGCAGGCAGAGTCGAAACTGATGACTGGACAAAATATACGATACCTTCTTGGAATGATTCAATTATTGAAGGTATTCGAAGGCCAAATGTTTTTTTTGACTTGGGTTTAGGATCTTTTTTTAAAGCAATTAGAGAAGTGCCTACAATTGTATTAATGCGATGGGCCTTTCATACTGGCCTTATGCAATTTGGAGTTTTTCGCTCTAGAGGATAA